A single window of Jeotgalibacillus haloalkalitolerans DNA harbors:
- a CDS encoding S41 family peptidase: protein MDNEHQDVTKEEAKETLSNYVNIKKFHFVMLLFFTVLATAGISIFALSFGDEKAVTVGVQERTEFNKLYEAYDTIQEDYFLEYEEEDLINGAINGMVDALGDPYSDYMNQEETAQFNENITSSFQGIGAEIQSMNDLITVVSPIKGSPAERAGIQPNDQILAVDGESIQGMSASEAVMLIRGEKGTDVTLTIQRPGAQDTIEVTITRDDIPLETVYYEMDEQNVATVQLTSFSETTYDELTEALQDLESQGMEALVLDLRQNPGGLLPQAISISNLFVPAGETIVQIEESNGDKQVIAAQEGDKVEVPTAVIIDEGSASASEIVAAAVNETADIPLFGKNTFGKGTVQTAEDFNDSSNMKITTARWLTPDDNWVHEKGVAPTTEVDMPEYASLPYLNIDADLEESMLSEDVKVAEQMLDALGLNPGNIDGLYDEETVSAVEAYQEDNDLEVTGVISPETASSIMLSLREQLEKDDPQVNRAIEYLIEEANIEADEAS, encoded by the coding sequence ATGGATAACGAGCATCAAGATGTAACAAAAGAAGAAGCGAAGGAAACCTTATCAAATTACGTGAATATTAAGAAATTTCATTTCGTGATGCTTTTATTCTTTACTGTTTTAGCAACTGCCGGTATTTCTATTTTTGCTTTATCATTTGGTGATGAAAAGGCAGTGACAGTAGGTGTGCAGGAGCGTACCGAATTTAATAAACTTTATGAAGCGTACGATACAATTCAGGAGGATTACTTCCTGGAATATGAAGAAGAAGACCTGATTAATGGAGCAATTAATGGAATGGTGGATGCGCTGGGGGACCCTTACTCTGATTACATGAATCAGGAAGAGACTGCCCAGTTTAATGAAAATATTACTTCAAGCTTTCAGGGGATTGGCGCAGAAATTCAGTCAATGAATGACCTGATTACGGTAGTTTCCCCAATTAAAGGTTCTCCGGCTGAGAGAGCAGGTATCCAGCCAAATGATCAGATTCTTGCCGTGGATGGCGAGAGTATTCAGGGAATGAGCGCTTCTGAAGCAGTGATGCTGATCAGAGGTGAAAAAGGAACTGACGTGACGCTGACTATTCAGCGTCCAGGTGCACAGGATACAATTGAAGTCACGATTACAAGAGACGATATTCCTTTAGAAACCGTATATTATGAAATGGACGAGCAGAATGTCGCTACAGTACAGCTGACAAGTTTCTCAGAAACAACTTATGACGAGCTGACAGAAGCTTTACAGGACCTTGAATCTCAGGGGATGGAGGCACTTGTGCTCGATTTAAGACAAAACCCTGGCGGCCTGCTGCCACAGGCAATTTCAATCTCAAATCTGTTTGTACCAGCCGGTGAAACGATTGTTCAGATTGAAGAGAGTAATGGTGATAAGCAGGTTATTGCTGCACAGGAAGGCGACAAAGTGGAAGTACCAACTGCTGTCATTATTGATGAGGGCAGTGCCAGTGCTTCTGAAATCGTTGCAGCTGCTGTAAATGAAACAGCAGACATACCTTTATTCGGTAAAAATACTTTCGGTAAAGGAACGGTTCAGACAGCGGAAGACTTCAATGATTCTTCTAATATGAAAATTACGACGGCAAGATGGCTGACACCTGATGACAACTGGGTGCATGAAAAGGGTGTCGCACCTACAACTGAAGTGGATATGCCTGAATATGCTTCGTTACCTTATTTAAACATTGATGCAGATCTTGAAGAGTCGATGCTTTCAGAAGATGTGAAAGTGGCTGAACAAATGCTCGATGCACTTGGATTAAACCCTGGTAATATTGATGGCTTATATGATGAGGAAACTGTCAGTGCAGTTGAAGCCTACCAGGAAGATAATGATCTTGAAGTGACTGGCGTGATCAGTCCGGAAACAGCTTCATCTATCATGCTGAGCTTAAGAGAGCAGCTTGAGAAAGATGATCCACAGGTAAACCGTGCAATAGAGTATTTAATCGAAGAGGCAAATATTGAGGCTGATGAAGCTTCATAA
- a CDS encoding DegV family protein has translation MIKIVTDSTSDLTNEEIDKYGITVVPLTLVIDGESYLDRVEISPSEFMTKMAASKELPKSSQPSAGAFKEVYDRLGEDGSEVISIHMTGKMSGTVRSAESAAEMTDTKVTVIDSGFISRALSYQVIEAAEAANHGKNTEEIKELVQKVKDHSSLYVVVDTLENLVKGGRIGKGRAFLGSLLNIKPIASLAGGEYTPVSKARNYTQVAKYLVAQYEQETKGRKVKEVSVVHADGMPLAEKVISKISEDVFLNETTPVISTHTGKGAIGFMFYYE, from the coding sequence ATGATTAAAATTGTAACTGACTCAACTTCAGATTTAACAAATGAGGAAATTGATAAGTACGGTATTACGGTGGTACCTTTAACGCTGGTCATTGACGGTGAATCCTACCTGGATCGAGTTGAAATTTCACCATCCGAGTTTATGACTAAAATGGCAGCCTCTAAAGAGTTACCTAAGAGTTCCCAGCCTTCTGCAGGAGCATTTAAAGAAGTATATGATCGATTAGGTGAAGACGGCTCTGAAGTCATTTCTATTCATATGACAGGTAAAATGAGCGGGACCGTTCGATCAGCAGAAAGTGCTGCTGAAATGACTGATACGAAAGTAACTGTCATTGATTCAGGGTTTATATCCAGAGCCCTTTCATATCAGGTCATAGAGGCTGCTGAAGCTGCAAATCATGGTAAAAATACAGAAGAGATCAAGGAACTTGTACAAAAAGTTAAAGATCATTCTTCTTTATATGTCGTTGTTGATACACTTGAAAACCTTGTGAAGGGTGGAAGAATCGGTAAGGGAAGAGCATTCCTGGGTTCACTTCTGAACATTAAACCAATCGCATCGTTAGCCGGTGGGGAATATACACCTGTATCTAAGGCCAGAAACTATACTCAGGTTGCAAAGTACCTTGTTGCACAATACGAGCAGGAAACCAAAGGCAGGAAAGTAAAAGAGGTAAGTGTAGTACATGCTGATGGAATGCCGCTTGCTGAAAAAGTGATCAGCAAAATCAGTGAGGATGTTTTTTTAAATGAAACTACACCGGTCATATCGACTCACACAGGCAAAGGTGCAATCGGATTTATGTTCTATTATGAATAA
- the msrB gene encoding peptide-methionine (R)-S-oxide reductase MsrB codes for MKKNVNELNKMQFEVTQKNGTEPPFKNEYWDEFADGIYVDIISGKPLFSSKDKYDAGCGWPSFTKPIDQSEIEEKKDTSHFMIRTEVRSNEADSHLGHVFDDGPGPDGLRYCINSAAMRFIRKEDLEKEGYGKYQKLFNE; via the coding sequence ATGAAGAAAAACGTAAATGAGTTAAACAAAATGCAATTTGAAGTTACACAGAAAAATGGTACTGAACCACCCTTTAAAAATGAATACTGGGATGAATTTGCTGACGGGATTTACGTTGATATTATCTCGGGTAAACCATTATTCAGCTCAAAAGACAAGTATGATGCCGGATGCGGATGGCCAAGTTTTACAAAGCCAATTGACCAAAGTGAGATTGAAGAGAAAAAAGATACAAGCCACTTTATGATCAGGACTGAGGTAAGATCTAATGAAGCGGATTCTCATTTAGGGCATGTATTTGATGATGGACCGGGGCCGGATGGTTTAAGATACTGCATTAATTCAGCTGCAATGAGATTTATACGTAAAGAAGACCTTGAAAAAGAGGGATATGGTAAATATCAGAAGTTATTCAATGAATAA
- a CDS encoding BrxA/BrxB family bacilliredoxin encodes MSMAYEEYMRQLVKPMRQELTQAGFQELRTAEEVESFFEESKGTSLVVINSVCGCAAGLARPAVTQALITHDKEPDHLVTVFAGQDKEATAKMRAQFPDYEPSSPSIVLLKDNEVAHFIPREDIEDHEVEDIVSNLKNAMDKHC; translated from the coding sequence ATGTCGATGGCATATGAAGAATATATGAGACAGCTGGTTAAACCGATGAGACAGGAGCTTACTCAGGCAGGTTTTCAGGAGCTGAGAACAGCTGAAGAAGTAGAGTCATTTTTTGAAGAGTCGAAAGGAACATCTCTTGTTGTTATAAACTCAGTATGCGGGTGTGCAGCCGGCCTTGCAAGACCGGCAGTAACGCAGGCTCTGATTACTCATGACAAAGAGCCTGATCACCTGGTAACAGTTTTTGCCGGTCAGGATAAAGAGGCGACTGCAAAAATGCGGGCGCAATTTCCTGACTATGAGCCATCATCACCATCAATTGTTTTATTAAAAGATAATGAAGTAGCTCATTTTATTCCAAGAGAAGACATTGAGGATCATGAAGTTGAGGATATCGTCAGCAATTTAAAAAACGCTATGGATAAACACTGCTGA
- the deoD gene encoding purine-nucleoside phosphorylase: MSIHIGAKKGDIAETVLLPGDPLRAKYIAETFLEDVTCYNEVRNMFGYTGTYKGHRISVQGTGMGVPSISIYANELIEEYGVKNLIRVGTCGAIQKDVKVRDVILAMTASTDNNMNQRTFKGVDYAPAADFGLLKNAYDAGLEKGLNLQVGNVFTADIFYDDNAEHEKWAQYGILAVEMETSALYTLAAKHGRRALSVLTVSDHILTGEATSSEERQVTFNDMIVVALDAAIAE; encoded by the coding sequence ATGAGTATTCATATTGGTGCAAAAAAAGGTGATATCGCTGAAACGGTACTTTTACCTGGCGATCCATTGCGTGCAAAATATATTGCAGAAACATTTTTAGAGGATGTAACCTGCTATAACGAAGTTAGAAATATGTTCGGGTACACTGGTACATATAAAGGCCACAGAATTTCAGTGCAGGGTACTGGAATGGGTGTACCATCAATTTCAATTTATGCAAATGAACTAATTGAAGAGTACGGTGTTAAAAATCTGATCCGTGTTGGGACATGCGGCGCAATCCAGAAAGATGTAAAAGTGCGAGACGTTATTCTTGCAATGACTGCATCAACTGACAATAATATGAACCAGAGAACTTTCAAGGGAGTTGACTATGCTCCTGCAGCTGACTTTGGTCTATTAAAGAATGCATATGATGCAGGTCTTGAAAAGGGACTTAACCTGCAGGTTGGTAACGTATTCACTGCTGACATTTTCTATGATGACAATGCTGAGCACGAAAAGTGGGCACAATACGGAATCCTTGCAGTTGAAATGGAAACATCAGCACTTTACACACTTGCTGCTAAACACGGCAGAAGAGCACTTTCAGTTCTGACTGTAAGCGATCATATCTTAACTGGTGAGGCTACTTCTTCTGAAGAGCGCCAGGTCACATTCAACGACATGATCGTTGTTGCGCTTGATGCTGCAATCGCAGAATAA
- a CDS encoding YpjP family protein, translated as MPNWIKKSFVVLISILTFGMISPQDLLAWNSQKSEDHEVIPDHIEVAALPALSKEQSAEQLIAQAREITASKLGDRILPRIESDFESEVLPKIEEIILDLLDTYPEEEVHDLAISPVLGKGDGERIFHIMDTKSNDEVLYFHVRKDRPPLEGYSFNFHYHTAEDGFETHHELAEVYWGKDTPAKFGSEHIH; from the coding sequence ATGCCTAACTGGATTAAAAAATCATTTGTTGTATTAATCTCGATCCTGACATTCGGAATGATCTCTCCTCAGGATTTACTTGCCTGGAACAGCCAGAAATCTGAAGATCATGAAGTAATCCCTGATCATATAGAAGTTGCCGCACTTCCTGCACTGAGTAAAGAACAATCCGCAGAGCAGCTCATTGCTCAGGCTAGAGAGATTACTGCATCAAAGCTTGGTGACAGAATCCTGCCAAGAATTGAATCAGATTTCGAATCTGAAGTATTGCCAAAAATTGAAGAAATTATATTGGACCTGCTGGATACATACCCTGAAGAAGAAGTGCATGACCTGGCGATTTCTCCTGTCCTCGGCAAAGGGGATGGAGAAAGAATTTTTCATATCATGGATACAAAATCCAATGATGAAGTGCTTTATTTTCATGTAAGAAAAGACCGTCCGCCTCTTGAAGGGTACAGTTTTAATTTCCATTACCATACTGCTGAGGATGGCTTTGAAACGCATCATGAACTCGCTGAGGTATACTGGGGGAAAGACACGCCGGCTAAGTTCGGATCAGAACATATCCATTAA
- a CDS encoding class I SAM-dependent methyltransferase, whose translation MIITTSGRPGENAFTNVETAKRYFPEAMYVERKKRSLKALQKQYQVNVLVAGDTRFELYVPEADEPFFYHPNSAAFRIKRLIKGGEDPLITAADLSPDDLFLDCTAGMASDALVASWYCSKVTAIERSKDVAFITGEGLKTFVHKTDEITSAMRQIELIHADAYQYLASCPSNQYDVIYFDPMFTETIHSEGISSLKKLAEYQNESLYMAVKEAKRVARKKVILKDHFRSSRFEELGFKQMIRPSTKQHYGIIPLKKPV comes from the coding sequence GTGATTATCACAACGTCCGGCAGGCCCGGAGAAAATGCTTTTACGAATGTTGAAACAGCAAAGCGGTATTTTCCTGAAGCAATGTATGTTGAGAGAAAAAAAAGATCACTGAAAGCATTACAAAAACAATATCAGGTCAATGTTCTTGTAGCAGGTGATACCAGATTTGAACTATATGTACCTGAAGCTGATGAGCCGTTTTTTTATCATCCGAACTCGGCTGCGTTCAGAATCAAACGGTTGATTAAAGGGGGAGAGGATCCGCTCATCACTGCTGCGGATCTTTCACCTGACGACCTTTTTCTGGATTGTACAGCAGGTATGGCTTCAGATGCACTGGTTGCTTCCTGGTACTGCAGCAAAGTAACGGCAATAGAGCGGAGTAAAGATGTTGCATTTATAACAGGAGAAGGATTAAAAACCTTTGTTCATAAAACAGATGAGATCACTTCAGCTATGAGACAGATAGAACTCATTCATGCTGATGCTTATCAGTATCTTGCTTCGTGTCCATCAAATCAATATGATGTGATTTACTTTGATCCGATGTTTACTGAAACCATTCATTCAGAAGGGATATCATCTTTAAAAAAGTTGGCTGAATATCAGAATGAATCTCTATATATGGCGGTTAAAGAAGCGAAGCGGGTTGCACGGAAAAAAGTCATATTGAAAGATCATTTCCGTTCATCAAGATTTGAGGAATTAGGTTTCAAGCAGATGATCAGACCATCAACTAAACAGCATTACGGTATCATTCCATTAAAAAAACCAGTCTAA
- a CDS encoding YpmS family protein, translating to MRNFWKLMFFGLLSVILIATAVIAYLLLRPVEGEQANASQEAPPESRAEFEVITNREDLTIVANRFIEEELGGSIDYSVLFDDRVKLNGEIPIFSTSIDFQMSFEANALENGNLLLTQESLSLGAIDLPVSSVLKFIDDSYEFPEWVVMEPQNQQIVVQVTEIDVAQGLNVKTNQFDLEDDEISFSIYVPK from the coding sequence ATGAGAAATTTTTGGAAATTGATGTTTTTTGGATTATTATCAGTCATATTAATCGCGACAGCAGTGATTGCTTATCTGCTGTTACGTCCTGTGGAAGGAGAGCAGGCAAATGCATCACAAGAAGCGCCTCCTGAATCCAGGGCTGAATTTGAAGTCATTACAAACAGAGAGGACCTGACGATTGTGGCCAACCGGTTTATTGAAGAGGAACTGGGTGGGTCAATTGATTATTCGGTACTTTTTGATGACAGAGTAAAGCTGAATGGTGAAATTCCAATCTTCAGTACAAGTATTGATTTTCAAATGTCTTTTGAAGCGAACGCACTTGAAAACGGCAACCTGCTGTTAACACAGGAAAGTCTTTCTCTCGGTGCAATTGATCTGCCCGTTTCATCCGTTTTGAAGTTCATTGATGATTCCTATGAGTTTCCGGAATGGGTGGTCATGGAACCTCAAAATCAGCAGATTGTTGTACAGGTAACAGAAATAGATGTTGCGCAGGGTCTGAATGTAAAAACGAATCAATTTGACTTGGAAGATGATGAAATTTCATTTTCAATCTATGTTCCAAAGTAA
- a CDS encoding PTS sugar transporter subunit IIA → MLKKLFGKKEEAPKNVEIKSPLTGNLLTLEEVPDPVFSQKMMGDGIAIEPTEGKVVSPIDGEVVQVFPTKHAIGLKAKNGAEILIHIGLETVSMEGNGFDAHVSEGSKVSVGDPLVTFDLELVKAEAKSIITPVIVTNGDDLAGIEKKSASSVQAGQDTVMDVSSK, encoded by the coding sequence ATGCTAAAAAAATTATTCGGTAAAAAAGAAGAAGCACCAAAAAACGTCGAAATCAAATCACCATTAACAGGTAATCTGCTAACACTTGAGGAAGTACCGGATCCTGTATTCTCTCAAAAAATGATGGGTGACGGAATCGCAATTGAGCCGACTGAAGGAAAAGTTGTTTCTCCAATTGACGGTGAAGTGGTTCAGGTCTTCCCGACAAAGCACGCAATTGGTCTTAAGGCTAAAAATGGAGCTGAGATTCTGATCCATATCGGTCTTGAAACAGTATCAATGGAAGGAAACGGGTTCGACGCTCACGTTTCCGAGGGTTCAAAAGTTAGTGTTGGAGACCCATTAGTAACATTTGATCTTGAACTGGTCAAAGCAGAAGCTAAAAGCATTATTACTCCAGTCATCGTAACAAATGGTGATGATCTGGCAGGTATTGAAAAGAAATCAGCTTCATCTGTTCAAGCAGGGCAGGACACTGTAATGGACGTATCATCTAAATAA
- a CDS encoding YozE family protein, translating to MKTFYHYVLKYREPTPRDGKEKLANKIYEDGDFPRRSKNYNEISQYIETTEHYFSLAVIFDELWDEYQTESK from the coding sequence ATGAAGACGTTTTATCATTATGTGCTGAAGTACAGGGAGCCGACGCCTCGTGATGGCAAGGAAAAGCTTGCAAATAAAATTTACGAAGACGGTGATTTCCCGAGAAGGTCTAAAAATTACAACGAAATCAGCCAATATATAGAAACTACCGAGCATTATTTTTCACTTGCCGTGATTTTTGATGAACTTTGGGACGAGTATCAGACTGAATCAAAGTAG
- a CDS encoding thymidylate synthase produces the protein MKQYHDLLEQVLANGVRKNDRTGTGTISSFGHQMRFDLQEGFPLVTTKKVPFKLIVSELLWFIKGDTNIRYLLEHNNHIWDEWAFKNWIESDDYNGPDMTDFGLRSQKDEAFKKEYQKQMELFQGKVISDDQFAKEYGDLGSVYGKQWRNWSKSSGDTIDQLKEVIESIKHNPDSRRHIVSAWNPEDVPTMALPPCHTLFQFYVADGKLSCQLYQRSGDLFLGIPFNIASYALLTHLIAEECGLQPGEFIHTIGDAHIYSNHMDQVNTQLGRESKSLPTIKINQEKTLFDLEPSDIVIENYNPHPAIKAPVAV, from the coding sequence ATGAAACAATATCATGACTTACTTGAGCAGGTACTCGCAAACGGCGTCAGAAAAAATGACAGAACCGGTACAGGCACCATCAGTTCCTTTGGTCATCAGATGAGATTTGATCTTCAGGAAGGCTTTCCTCTCGTTACAACAAAAAAAGTGCCATTTAAACTAATTGTCAGTGAATTACTCTGGTTTATAAAAGGCGATACGAATATCAGATACTTACTGGAACACAATAACCATATATGGGATGAGTGGGCGTTTAAAAACTGGATTGAATCGGATGATTATAATGGACCGGATATGACTGATTTTGGATTGAGATCCCAGAAAGATGAGGCTTTTAAAAAAGAGTACCAAAAGCAGATGGAGCTTTTTCAGGGAAAGGTAATAAGCGACGATCAATTTGCAAAAGAATACGGTGATCTGGGATCCGTTTATGGGAAACAGTGGCGTAATTGGTCAAAATCGAGTGGCGATACAATTGATCAGCTAAAGGAAGTAATCGAATCCATTAAACATAACCCGGACTCGAGAAGGCACATCGTAAGTGCCTGGAATCCTGAAGATGTGCCAACAATGGCTCTGCCGCCATGTCACACTTTGTTCCAGTTTTATGTTGCGGATGGTAAACTGTCCTGTCAGCTTTATCAAAGAAGCGGCGATCTGTTTCTGGGGATACCATTTAATATCGCAAGCTACGCACTGCTTACACACTTAATTGCTGAGGAATGCGGGCTGCAGCCGGGAGAGTTTATTCACACGATAGGCGATGCGCATATTTATTCCAATCACATGGATCAGGTGAATACGCAGTTAGGCAGAGAATCTAAATCGTTACCGACTATAAAGATAAATCAAGAGAAGACTTTATTCGACCTTGAACCATCAGATATAGTAATTGAAAATTATAACCCGCATCCGGCGATCAAAGCACCGGTAGCTGTCTAG
- the trhA gene encoding PAQR family membrane homeostasis protein TrhA, translated as MDTFDYKDQREEFWNAITHGAGFLLSIPALVMIILAAVERGTAWHVVSFAIFGSTMLILYLCSTLLHSVRTEKLKRFFAILDHSAIYLLIAGTYTPFVLVTIRDPLGWTIFGLVWGLAIAGIVFKCYFVDRYQIISTLFYVLMGWLIIIAAVPLYNELSAAGFGLLLTGGLFYSVGAIFYVWRKLPYNHAIWHLFVIAGSAFMYFTVYFYA; from the coding sequence TTGGATACTTTCGATTATAAAGACCAAAGAGAAGAATTCTGGAATGCGATTACGCACGGTGCCGGGTTTTTATTATCAATACCGGCGCTCGTCATGATTATATTAGCTGCTGTGGAAAGAGGTACTGCCTGGCATGTAGTCAGTTTTGCTATTTTCGGATCAACAATGCTGATTTTGTATCTGTGCTCTACCTTGCTTCACAGTGTGAGAACTGAAAAACTTAAACGGTTTTTCGCGATACTCGATCATTCTGCCATTTACCTGTTAATTGCGGGTACTTATACACCTTTTGTGTTAGTAACGATCCGGGATCCGCTTGGGTGGACGATATTCGGACTTGTATGGGGTCTTGCAATCGCCGGGATTGTATTTAAATGCTATTTTGTTGACAGATACCAGATTATTTCCACTCTATTTTACGTGTTAATGGGCTGGCTCATTATTATTGCAGCAGTTCCTTTATATAATGAATTGTCTGCGGCAGGATTCGGTTTACTGTTAACAGGTGGATTATTCTATTCAGTAGGCGCCATTTTTTATGTATGGAGAAAGCTTCCGTACAACCACGCAATCTGGCATTTGTTTGTAATTGCCGGCAGTGCGTTTATGTATTTCACGGTTTATTTTTACGCATAA
- a CDS encoding SGNH/GDSL hydrolase family protein codes for MVNNKAGLIFLLIMLVMLSACSNVSSEQQMREVDLPQKELPKEGFFPEPLKIVSLGDSLTQGVGDSTDLGGYVPLLETSLENRDGIGEVDILNYGKRGNRSDQLLKRVREENDLQTAIAASDVAIITIGGNDVMKVVKSTFPSLSFESFEGERLNYEENLTEILSEIRSINPEISVVLMGIYNPFFMFSADVKEMKMIVDTWNDSGESIISDYDNTSYVEVADLFRQTDQNLLHTDYFHPNDEGYSLIAKRIETGVIEVLDAGSSQGDE; via the coding sequence ATGGTAAATAATAAAGCTGGACTAATTTTTTTATTGATTATGCTAGTTATGCTTTCAGCTTGCAGTAACGTCTCATCAGAACAGCAGATGAGAGAAGTTGATCTTCCCCAGAAAGAGCTGCCTAAAGAGGGATTTTTCCCTGAGCCTCTCAAGATCGTATCTTTAGGTGATTCGCTTACTCAGGGAGTTGGAGACAGCACAGATCTTGGAGGATATGTTCCACTGCTCGAAACAAGTCTTGAAAACAGGGACGGGATTGGGGAAGTGGATATTTTAAATTACGGCAAAAGAGGTAACCGTTCAGATCAGCTGCTGAAAAGGGTTAGAGAGGAAAATGACTTACAGACCGCAATTGCTGCTTCAGATGTAGCCATTATTACAATCGGCGGAAATGATGTAATGAAAGTTGTAAAAAGCACGTTCCCTTCACTTTCATTTGAAAGCTTTGAAGGTGAAAGGTTAAATTACGAGGAGAATTTAACTGAAATTTTGTCTGAAATCAGATCAATCAATCCTGAAATATCAGTTGTGCTCATGGGTATTTATAATCCGTTTTTTATGTTTTCAGCAGATGTAAAGGAAATGAAAATGATTGTTGATACATGGAATGACAGTGGAGAGAGTATCATAAGCGACTATGATAATACTTCATATGTAGAAGTCGCAGACCTGTTCAGGCAAACTGATCAAAATCTACTGCACACTGATTATTTCCATCCTAATGATGAAGGCTACTCTTTAATTGCAAAAAGAATTGAAACGGGTGTGATTGAAGTATTGGATGCAGGCAGCAGTCAAGGAGATGAGTAA
- a CDS encoding dihydrofolate reductase, with protein MISMISAHDLNRVIGKDGDMPWHLPDDLKYFQKITSGHSILMGRKTFESMNGPLKNRKNIVLTRDENWQHEGAVKVSDLEEGMKLLGEAGEGFVIGGGEIYKMALEKADRLYITLIHEEFEGDTYFPEYSKDQWKLTSRVKGEKNEKNPYDYEYLVYDRI; from the coding sequence ATGATATCCATGATTAGTGCACATGATCTTAACAGGGTGATTGGAAAAGACGGGGATATGCCATGGCATTTACCCGATGATTTAAAATACTTTCAGAAAATCACATCCGGACACAGTATTCTGATGGGTCGAAAAACATTTGAATCAATGAATGGCCCATTGAAAAACAGAAAAAATATCGTGCTTACAAGAGATGAAAATTGGCAGCATGAAGGAGCGGTTAAAGTTTCGGACCTGGAAGAAGGGATGAAGCTACTTGGTGAAGCTGGTGAGGGATTCGTCATAGGTGGCGGAGAAATTTATAAGATGGCCCTCGAAAAAGCGGACAGGTTGTATATTACGCTGATACATGAAGAGTTTGAAGGAGATACTTATTTTCCTGAATACAGTAAAGATCAATGGAAACTAACCTCCAGGGTAAAAGGTGAAAAAAATGAGAAGAACCCATATGATTATGAGTACCTTGTTTATGACAGAATTTAA
- the msrA gene encoding peptide-methionine (S)-S-oxide reductase MsrA, whose amino-acid sequence MTNYEKATFAGGCFWCMVKPFDQEPGIQSVTSGYTGGHTENPTYQEVCSETTGHREAVQIIFDPDVYPYEKLLELFWVQIDPTDPGGQFFDRGESYKTAIYVHNEEQRRLAEASKKELEASGKFKKPIVTDIFDASVFYPAEEAHQDYYQKNPAHYQAYYAGSGRKRMVEQNTERLRR is encoded by the coding sequence ATGACTAATTACGAAAAAGCAACATTCGCAGGAGGGTGTTTCTGGTGTATGGTCAAACCGTTTGATCAGGAACCGGGCATTCAATCCGTTACTTCAGGTTATACGGGAGGTCATACGGAAAATCCGACTTATCAGGAAGTATGCAGTGAAACGACAGGGCATCGCGAAGCAGTTCAGATTATATTTGATCCCGATGTCTATCCTTACGAAAAGCTGCTGGAACTCTTTTGGGTGCAAATTGATCCGACAGATCCAGGCGGACAGTTTTTTGACCGGGGTGAATCATATAAAACAGCGATTTACGTCCATAATGAAGAACAGAGACGCCTGGCAGAAGCATCTAAAAAAGAACTTGAAGCAAGCGGTAAATTTAAAAAACCAATTGTAACAGATATCTTTGATGCATCCGTATTTTACCCTGCTGAAGAAGCACATCAGGATTATTATCAGAAAAATCCTGCTCATTATCAGGCTTATTACGCAGGATCAGGCAGAAAAAGAATGGTCGAACAAAATACAGAAAGGCTGAGACGATGA